GACGTGAAGATGAAGGCGCGGTCCGGCCGGATGTCGCGCAATTGCTTGATCAACGATTCGACATGGCCCGCGGTCAGCTCCGGGGAGTCGAAATCGACCCAGGGCGCCTGCCATTCGACGATCTCGCCGACACCGGGCAGCAGGTCGGCGGCCGCCCGGCCCCGCGGTCCGGCCAGGAACGTCACCGAATCGTGGTGCGCGGCGATCGCGCGCACCGCAGGTCCGGCGATCAACACGTCACCGGCACTGTCCAGCCTCGCGACCACCGCGCGGGTCACGTGCAGTCCCTGAGGATCATCTCGACCGCCTCCACCAGCGTCGCGGCCACCCGCGCCCTGCTGTGGGCCTCCGAGATCTCTTGGGGCAGTGTGCGTTCGGTGGGTACGAGCACCGCATCGGCGCGCGCCGCCAGTGCGGCGTTCACGTCACCCCCGGTGTCGCCGATCATCACGCACCGCGCTGGGTGCACACCGAGCGCGTCCGCGGCGGCCCGCACCATTGCGGGCGCCGGCTTGCGGCACGCGCAGCCGTCGTCGTTGTCGTGGACGCAGACCTGCCAGGAGTCGAACGGCCCGAGTTCGGCGTCGACACGGGCGTTCACCGCCGCGAGCTGGCCGTCGGTGATCAGCCCCTTCGCGACCCCGGACTGGTTGGTGACCACGGCCAGCAGCAGTCCGCGCTCGCGCAGCCTGCCCAGGGCGCCCTTCGCCCCTGGCATCGGTCTCACACCGGCGGGGTCGTTGAGGTACGGCCCGTCCTCGATGATGGTGTCGTCGCGGTCGAGCAGGACGGCCAGCGGCGGATCGCGCCGGGCCCCGCGGCACGCCGATTCGCCGCGCACCCGGTGGTACACCGCGACGGGAGGAATCAGGGCGCTGGTGAGGAGCATGCGTCCCGCCTCGAACACCGTGTGGGGACCCGCGAGGAATCTTCGCGCGGCGAATTCCAGAGTCAACGCCGCCCACGCGGCGCCCGCTCCCGCGGCAGTGCGCCGGTGCCTTCTGAGCGCGGCGAGTGTGGCGGTGGCCGCGGCGGCGGTCGTCGCGGCGTGGGCGGGGAGCCTGCCCCGGCCCTCGCCGATCAGAGAGCGCCAGCGCCTGCCATGTTTGCGGCGCATCAGCGCGTTGTCGCGGTTGCCGATCTGCGCGCGCACGCTGCTCATCAGCGACGCCCGGGCCACCGGGTGGGTGGACCTCCTCGCACCCTGGAGGATCATGTTGTCCTGCAGGGTGATTCGCAGCGCGAGGTCGGAGTCCTCCCGGTAGGCCCGGGGGAACCTCTCGTCGAAGCCGCCGACCGCGATCAGGACGTCACGCCGGTAGGCCATGTCCGCGGTGATCCACCGCGCATCGGCGAGGCGCCGGGTGCGCTTCTCGTCGTCGGTCGCGCGCCGCCCCTCGACCGTGGGCACCTCGATGACCGCCTGAGTGCCCGCCGCACCCGCCGTGTCGGCGCCCCGCAGATCGGCGGCCAGTGCGTTCAGCCAACCGGGTCCGGGCACGACGTCGTCGTCGACGAAGCACACCCACCGGGTGTTCGTGGCGCGCCACCCGGTGTTGCGCGCCGCCGCCGGGCCGCGGCCACCGCTGCGCAGCACGGTGACCGGAAGGCCCGTGTCCGCCCGCAACGCAGGCACGTCGCCCCGGCGGTCGTCGACGACGACCACACATTCCGGCGCGGGACCGTGCTCGGTATCGAGTGCGGCCAGCAGCCGGAACAGCGACTCCCGGCCGATGGTCGGGACGACGATCGAGAACGATGCGGTGTACGTGTCCGTCACACGGGCCTCCGCACCAGGAACGGCCCGATCGCCAGCACATCGATGGGGCTGCTGCCGAAGCATTCGAGGGCGTCACGGGGGCTGTCGACCATCGGGCGGCCCGCGGTGTTGAAGCTGGTGTTGACGACGACCGGCACACCTGTGCGTGCGGCAAACCGGGCGATGGTGGCGTGCAGCAGCGGTTGGCTGTCGTCCACGGTCTGGATGCGCGCGGTGTTGTCGACATGGGTGACCGCCGGGATGCGTGAGCGCCACTGCTCGGCCACCTCGTGCACGAACAGCATGTAGCGGCTGGGAAGCGGCCCGCCCGAGAAGATCTCGGCCGCCCGCTCGGCGAGCACCATCGGCGCCACCGGCCGGAACTGTTCGCGGCCCTTGACGGTGTTGAGCCGCTCCAGGTTCTCGATGCGGCGGGGATCAGCGAGCAGCGACCGGTTACCCAGGGCGCGCGGACCGAACTCCGCCCGCCCCTGGAACCAGCCGATGAGCTTGTCGTCGGCCAACGCATCGCCGACCGCGGTGGCGACGTCGTCAGGGCGTTCGAACGGCACGGCCGCCTCGCGCAGCGTGGCCTCGATCTCGCCGTCGGAGAAGCCGCGGCCCAGTGCGGCGGACGGCATCGGGCTGATCGGTTCGCCCGCCTCCCCGGCCAGGGAGAGCGCGGCCCCCAGCGCCGTCCCCGAATCGCCCGCGGCCGGTTGCACCCACACGTCGTCGAAGCCGCCGCGCGCGAAGATCTTCGAGTTGGCGACGCAGTTGAGCGCCACTCCCCCCGCCAGGCACAGGCTCTCGGAGTCGGTGCGCCCACGCAGCCAGCCCACCAGATCGAGCAGCACGTCCTCGACGGCGCGCTGCACGCTCGACGCCAGGTCCGCGTGGTCGGGTTCGGGGCGGTCCAGCGCGTGGCCGCTACCCGCGCCGGCCTTGCGTTTCGGAGCGAAGGACTCCCAGTCGACCGGTTCGGTGCGGAATCCGCCGTCACCGGTGGAGTACACCGATTCCCGCAGCCGGTCGGCGAATCGCGGTGCGCCGTAGGACGCCATCGCCATCACCTTGTATTCGTCGCTGGAGCGGACGAATCCGAGGTGTTCGGTGAGTTCCTCGTAGAAAAGCCCCAGTGAATGCGGAAGTGATTGGGTGGCAAGCACATCGAGCTTCTGGTCCCGGTAGGCGCCGGCGAGCATCGAGGCGCGCTCGCCGCGGCCGTCGACGACCAGCACCGCGCAGTCCGGGTGCGGCGAGGCCAGCGCGGCCGAGGCCGCGTGCGCGACGTGGTGGCGGACGTGGCGGACGATGCTGGGGTCCAGCCCGGGCAGCGCCGACTGCAGGAACCGGGGTGCCCGTTCGGCGTAGAGCGTGCGCAGGTACTCCCAGTCGCGGTCGAGTCCCGCCATGCCCGCGGTGGTTTCGTCCATCAGTGCCGGGTCGTAGGAGTAGCCGACGGCGTCCAGGTCTGCCGGGTCGAGGCCGGCGTGGGCCAGACACCAGCGGGCGGCCTGCACCGGCATCTCCCAGGTGGAGAACGGCACCGCCTGCTTGCCGTGCTTGCGGCGGGAGAACCGTTCCTCCTCGGCGGCCGCCACGATCCGACCGTCCACGACGAGGGCCGCGGCCGGATCGTGGAACACCGCGTTGATGCCGAGAATTCGCATCCGTCGTTCCCCTAACTTGCTGAGTTTGCGTGCGCTGCTGCGTATTCCGAGATGTGATCCACCGAGCGGAACCACTCGACGGTCCGTGCCAGCCCGTCCCGGTAGGGCATCCGCGGTTGCCAGCCGAGTTGTTCGCCGGCCACCGCGATGTCCGGGCAGCGCCGCTGGGGGTCGTCCTCGACGGCAGGCAGGAACTCGATGGCCGACTCCGCGCCCGCGAGTTCGCGGATGAGTTCGGCTACGTGCTGCACCGTCACCTCGTGCGGGTTGCCGATGTTGACCGGACCCGGGTACGCCGAGCGGGCCAGTGCCATCAGTCCTTCGACGGTGTCGTCGACGAAGCACAGCGACCGGGTCTGCAGACCCGACCCGGTAACGGTGATCGGTTCGCCCGCAAGCGCCTGGCGGATGAACGTCGGCACCATACGGCC
Above is a window of Mycolicibacterium baixiangningiae DNA encoding:
- a CDS encoding HAD-IIIA family hydrolase; protein product: MTDTYTASFSIVVPTIGRESLFRLLAALDTEHGPAPECVVVVDDRRGDVPALRADTGLPVTVLRSGGRGPAAARNTGWRATNTRWVCFVDDDVVPGPGWLNALAADLRGADTAGAAGTQAVIEVPTVEGRRATDDEKRTRRLADARWITADMAYRRDVLIAVGGFDERFPRAYREDSDLALRITLQDNMILQGARRSTHPVARASLMSSVRAQIGNRDNALMRRKHGRRWRSLIGEGRGRLPAHAATTAAAATATLAALRRHRRTAAGAGAAWAALTLEFAARRFLAGPHTVFEAGRMLLTSALIPPVAVYHRVRGESACRGARRDPPLAVLLDRDDTIIEDGPYLNDPAGVRPMPGAKGALGRLRERGLLLAVVTNQSGVAKGLITDGQLAAVNARVDAELGPFDSWQVCVHDNDDGCACRKPAPAMVRAAADALGVHPARCVMIGDTGGDVNAALAARADAVLVPTERTLPQEISEAHSRARVAATLVEAVEMILRDCT
- a CDS encoding carbamoyltransferase family protein, which encodes MRILGINAVFHDPAAALVVDGRIVAAAEEERFSRRKHGKQAVPFSTWEMPVQAARWCLAHAGLDPADLDAVGYSYDPALMDETTAGMAGLDRDWEYLRTLYAERAPRFLQSALPGLDPSIVRHVRHHVAHAASAALASPHPDCAVLVVDGRGERASMLAGAYRDQKLDVLATQSLPHSLGLFYEELTEHLGFVRSSDEYKVMAMASYGAPRFADRLRESVYSTGDGGFRTEPVDWESFAPKRKAGAGSGHALDRPEPDHADLASSVQRAVEDVLLDLVGWLRGRTDSESLCLAGGVALNCVANSKIFARGGFDDVWVQPAAGDSGTALGAALSLAGEAGEPISPMPSAALGRGFSDGEIEATLREAAVPFERPDDVATAVGDALADDKLIGWFQGRAEFGPRALGNRSLLADPRRIENLERLNTVKGREQFRPVAPMVLAERAAEIFSGGPLPSRYMLFVHEVAEQWRSRIPAVTHVDNTARIQTVDDSQPLLHATIARFAARTGVPVVVNTSFNTAGRPMVDSPRDALECFGSSPIDVLAIGPFLVRRPV